The Papio anubis isolate 15944 chromosome 2, Panubis1.0, whole genome shotgun sequence region GCAGGGACTAGTGAGATGAGTGAGGCATTCACCTGGGGCACAAAATTTAGGCGGATACCAACACTCAGTAAGcaagagaaataatatttgaatgcaaggttttttttaatcaaaattaataTCCAAAAATGGTGAACAACACGTCaggtttttaaatgaagacaagATTGGAGGACAGGTATACTCGATTTGAAGTACACAGGTCTCAGCAGCCCAGATGTAAACACATGGGAGGGAAATGAAAGATGGGTGATGATACTCTTGCCCATACTGCCACCTGCTGCTGGAAGTGGAAAATGCCGACTGTCCTCCCAAAGAGCATCACAGCAGTCCGCCAGGTTCCACACTCACATGCAGAGGCATGGGTGCCCTCTTGTGGGCAGCCATCCAGTTCTGGAACTTTAAAAAACCCCTATTCAGCCGTGCCcggtggtggttcacgcctgtaatcccagcactttgggaggctgaggcgggcagatcacaaggtcaggagatcaagaccatcctggataacacgctgaaaccccgtctctactaaaaatacaaaaaattagctgggtgtggtggtgggcacctgtagtcccagctgcttggcaggctgagccaggagaatggcgtgaacccaggaggcggagcttgcagtgagccgagatcgcgccactgcactccagtctgggcaagagagggagactccgtctcaaaaaacaaaaaaacgaaaaagaacaacaacgacaaaaaccCTGTTCACCTATATCCCACTAGAAAGCTGAGTAGGGGATGAAAAGAATCCGAGACTCGGAGTTACAAGATGTAGATTTCAGTCTAAGCGTGGCCTCTCACTTGCTGAGGGGTCTGCAGCATATACCACACCACACCACTCTTCTGAATCAGTTTCTGGACTTATGCCAATGGATCTCATCACCTCCTGCAACAACTGTTGAATTTCAAGAGGTGCTTTCTGTGACAATGAGGAAGAGGCTGCCTGGCATGAAGTATGTACATAGTTCTCTGTAAGCTGCCTCCCCCAACCACCCCATCCCAATCGATGAAATCAAACTATCATCCACTTATTATTATTGAAGGCAAGACACACTAGAAGACAACCAGAGAGAAAAAGGTACTGCAGAAGCCCAGACAGTGGAGCACTGGCCATGGCTGAAGGCTAAGGAAGACTCCCCCAGGAGGGGTCACTAGAGCTGGGCCTACGATGGGTGGGTGGGCTAGGTCAGGCCAAGAGCTGGCCAACAGCCTCTGAGGACCACTGGGCCACTTCTCTGATGTTTTATTTCAGGGATGTTCCGGCCACATGAAGCATGCATTGCAGGGGTGGTGGGAAGGCCAAGGTCTGGAAACAGCCCTGGGTTAAATCCTGGCCCTGCTACTTACTAGCTTCAGGACCAGTGAAAGTCACCAAACCTCCCCGACGACTcactttgcttattttaaatggTGATAACAACACAGCTTTTCCTGGGTGGATCAGGTGAAATAAAACAACGTATTTAAAGTGCTTGCACCTGGACCCCTGAGCAGCTTTCCGTGAAGGTTGGGAAGGAAAAAGTCTCATGGGTGGGACAGTGCTGGCTGTGGTATTTGGCTCCCGGGATGTGCTGAGGAAGAAGGGGAACGCCCATCTCCCCTGTGGGCAGGCCCTGCTCCCCACTCCCGGCCGACCCCATAGCAAGACTCAGCATGTCAGTGTCTCCCAGAAATAGATCTACAGCAGGAGGGGTCAGCGGTGGGGCATCCCCCTAGAAATGGGGCAGGGCGTGGGGGCGATGCTGGATTCCAGCAGATGGAAATGATTCTACAAAAAGAAGCCTGCAGCTTTGAATAGGGCCGTAACGTAAATAAAATATCGTGTCAGTGTTCGTTTCCTGGCTTTGGTAACCGTGCTGTGCTTAGCAGCAGACCCGGGCGTTTTCATCTCCCTATTCTTTCCCGCTTTCCTCTCCTCAGTCCTCCGCTCATTCCCACCCTCCTGTGGCATGAAGTGCGTGTGGCTCCGCTCGCCCTCCTTCACCGCCTCCGTTCTCGCCTCCTTCACCACGGAGGGAATTTTCAGGCCTGCTCCTGGGGCCTCCTCCCCGCCCCACGGACCCAGCACAGACTGCAGCACCTCTTCCCTCCGCGAAGCTGCAccaactttatttgcaaaaagagGCTCCAAGCGAACGGAGGGGATGGGGGCTGCAAGGTCTCCACCCTCCTCCCGGCCTCCCGCGGCCCCCGCCCTCCTCCAGGTCCCCCAAGGCCCCCGCCCCGCCGGTTACACGATCCCGAACTGGCAAATGTAGGGCAGTGGATCGCGGCAGCGCTTGTCGAACCACTTGCCATTGGCCGCGCCTGACAGGACCGCGCAGTTCTCGGTCTTGCCGCCGTCAGGCTGCGCGGTGATCTCGGTCTCCCAGTTCTTGTAGGCGATGCGGGCGCCGGTCATGTCCACCCAGATGCCCTCGGTCGCCATGTCGTTGAGGCCCAGCCAGATCTCGGCCTCGTTGCCCACGCTCTGGCGCAGGTACTCGTACAGGGCGTCATTCTCCGAGCCAGTCTGCGGAGTGCCCAAGGTGCCCCCGCGCGAGATGCAGTCCTCGCTGGCCTCGTGGAAGGTCTTCGCCTGGGTGAAGGCCAGAAAGCATTTCATGTGCACCTTGGTCCCCTTCAGGCAGACTGGGAGGGGGGAGAAATGGCTGTCACCAAAGGTCCCCCTGTTCCCCAGGCAAAGAGCCAACCGCCCAGACCAGGCCCACTATCCTCCATCCCATCCCGTTTATCCCATCAGTCCTGACAGCCCCTAGGCCCAGGCAAAAGGGGTCCTGATGGTGCCTGCACTTTGAGGACCTGGCTGTGGTGGTCACTGCGGTACAGATCCAGATCCCTACTCAGGAGGTCTTGGTGCTCCCCTGGCGGCTGGGAGCAAAGGCAGCCCTTGTGCTACAGAAACACCCAGCCCCAGCTCACACCCCTTCCCAGGCCTCCACCTCAGTCATCTCTGGCCTTTACCCACCCCATCTCCTGGGGTCACAGAGGCTGGCCTTGTGCCTGCACTGCAGCTCAGCTCTCCCTCTGCCCACttcctcttctccccaccccccacatgTGTGGCTCCCAGGGCTTGCCCTAACAAATTCACTCTGTCTCAAAGTCAGCTTCCCAGGGAGTCCAGCCACAGCCACCTGCTCTGGTTCTCCTTCCTCCATGCCCCTCCCTAAGATCAAGCAGCATGCAGGGCCAGGGCACCTGCCCACCTATAGCCTAGACCACACTTCAGGTACCCAGGGCCCCAAATCCCTATCCAAACAGCCCAAGCAAGCTTCCAGGGCCTGCCAAGTGCCTTTTGCAGGGTCAGTTCTCCTGAGGGCTGGtagggtggggctgggaggatAGAGCTGAGACTGCAAGAGACAAGACAGGAAGGGCTGGGCACAGGCTGTGGTCAGGGGccagcaatcaggcaagggacTCTGAGGTGTCCACAAATTCTCAGTTTGAGCCTGGCCCCAAAGGTTGTGAGGAAGGCACCTATTTGGTCAAGTTAGGAGGATagaatctgtttttgttttgcagtttGCATTGTCAGCTTGATTTCTAGCTGAAATATCTAGACATACTCTGATTTCTCTTGAGGTTGCATAAATCGTTCATCTTTTACTAAAGATTTATGTGGAGAGGAATACCTTGACAGACAAGTGTATGTCTGCATTTGTCCTCTTCCTGGTGACCCCACCACTTTTGGGGAGGTCTGCACTCTCCTCTACCCATTCCCATTCACTCAGTTACTTCcatttcactcaacaaatatcgATAGAACAGCATCCCAGTGTCCCCATGGGCATCTGACACCACACCTGACTTTAAACATGGCGCCTGAAGCATTACAGAGGTGTCTACCCACAGACTCTGCCCCAAGTCAGCTGCCCTACCTCGTGCTGTCCTGCAGCTTAGTCAAGTGGCCTTCATTGCCTTTCCTTCCTGCTGGGGACACTGATACGCTACCTAGACCTTTGTTGGGGATGAAGGACTCACTGCCCTGGCTGCCCGGAGTGCTGCAGGAAGACAGTCCTCAGCTCTCAGCCTCCTCCAGGGACTGCCTCAGCAGAAGACAGCCACCTCTTCCAAAGCCGTGCCCCTCCCTAGAGCAGCCTACACCCAAGACTGACCCATAAGCCCCCTTGCCCCAACTCAGGACAGTGCCAAAGGGTCATCTTGTCATCAGGGCTCCCTGTAGTCAGCTGGGGCTTTCATGGCACCACAGTGCAGCttgacttctccctctgcccactcctgcttccttccatcccttcccTAGCAGGGACTGATCCTGAGGGTGTCCCCTGATAAGCCTCCTGTGGgttaaactccatctcagagTTGCTTCCCAGGACCCTCACCTGAACCTCCCTCCAACACATAGGTAGTCCTCAGTCAATGCTACTTCTCTTGATATTATCATTGctgctaacattttgttgttcTGGTTTGGCTATTCATGATCCTGTCGATTTATGCTAGTCCTCCACGCCTCTGCTCCTGCCCTGCCATCTGCTTGGAATCAACCCTCTTTATCTTCTCTGATTTCTACACATCTTTCAACGGCTCAATTGATTCCATGAATATATTGAGGTTCCCAGGGAGCAGGGCCCTGGCTGgttcacctctgcctccttgtgCCTGGCAGAGATGCTCCTGGTGGGAACCTCCCATGTGTGTGCTGGTTGGAGGAGGGAAAGTTTGCCCCCTGATTCCTTCAACTCTTTGGTTAGGTCAACAGAGCTCTGGAATGCTTTAGGTGGGTTTATTGACAAGGTGATCTTTGGGTTGTGAGGACAATGAACAGGAGAAGGTCCCAAGGAGGCCAGGAGCTTCCTAGAAATCAGCAGACATGGGGGAGGTGCTTTGGGCCTCCATATGTCATGAACTTTTTGCAGGGAGGTCCCCACCTCATCACCTCACCCCAGGTGGCAATTGATGCCTGAGTTACATTGACTTTGCACAGCACAGAGCTTAGACATGAGAGAGACCTTACAGTTTACCCTGCCTaccttacagatgaggagactgaggctcagagtggcaCTGGGCTCATTCTAAACATTccctctatgccaggcactgttgccTTCAAATCCCTTCTCTCTTGTCCACCTCCACTATAGAGGCTGGAAAAAGCTACATTCTTGCATTCTCAGATGCTCTTAAAGCTGTAGGTGGCCATATGATAGAGTTCTGGTCAATGAGATGGAAGTGGAAGACTTCTACTTTCCCGATAAATGAGACAGATGTGGTTGGGCTACTCTTCCTCCTTCTCGCCTTGAATGCACTCATGATGGCTGGAGTTGGGACCGCCATCTTGAGACCATGAGGTGAAACTTCTGAACAAAAACTTGTAACTACCTACTTGcaaacttactttttatttaagcCACTGATAGGTTTTCTATTACATGAAATCAAAAACATCTCTGGAGATGCTCCCTTTCTCGAGCACTCTCCTCCTACCTGCCATGCCGAGCAAGCTGTCCAAAGTCACGTGTTTGTCCTTCCTTCAACAGAGATTGACTGGGTGTTTCTATGTGGCAGGCACTATGCTGGGCAGGGTAGTGGGAGAGACAAGGGCAATGAAAAGCAAACATGGCCCCTGTGTTCTCAGGGCTTAATATAGTCTAGTGGAGGCAGCAGACACAAATCAGCAAATGAGTATATCATTACAGACTGCAGTCAATGTGATAAAAGAAAGGACACTGTTCTGGGAGAGCTTATAACTGAGGAACCTGACTGAGATGAGGGCTTAGTGACTCCTGAGAAGGTAATGCTGGAGGCATTTATTAGGTGGATCTTGGGGGAGCAATTCAGGTTGCCCAaacagcacgtgcaaaggccctgtggtgggagTGCAGAAGGATGGCAGTGTGAATGCTGAAGGAAAGCGTGTGAGTGGGAGGGAGTGTGTAAAACTGCCCAGTGAGAAGGCTTTTGGGGGCttctgaggaggcaggaggggaagggagggcctTGCAGATGTATGGGCCTTGGTCACAAAAGCAACAGGTGAGAGAGTGGCTGTGGACACAGGGTGGTTTATAGATTTGCTGAGGAGTCAAGGTGATTCCCAACTGATAACTTGAGGGACAGCGTAGCAGAACTAAGTGAGGCTCTGCTCCTTTCGGCTGTCACAAGGTCCTCACTTCTCGGTGGAAAATGAGGGTGAGGAGGTAGTAACAGGAACACTGCATGGGTTTGCTGTGAATGAGTTAACGTGCATCAAGTACTCAAACAGTGCCAGAATGTAGTGGGCTCACATGTACATAGTCATCAGTATTGTGAGTCTGTATTCTCCATGGAATGGAAGGTGAGGTCACATAAAGGTAGGTAAATCTGAGGTATGTGGAAAATGCAGATGATATGACCGGAACATGGGGAGTGAGAAACAATAGGCTGCCAGGTAGGCTGGCCAGAGGGCATGACCTTACCATGCACCTGGGCCGTGTTCTTGGTGATTCTGTGCATCCTCCCTCAGCTGGCTAGTGCAGAGCCAGGAACACCAAGGCCCAGCTTGGCACTGGGCAGGCTGCCACCACTCAACTCTTGCTCTGCCACAAGTCAACTAACCAGCCAGGTGAGTATGAGCCGGGTTCAGGACCTGTCTATGCCTCAGTTGCTCCACCTTTAAAATGGAGCTGACAAATCCCACCTCAGCGTAGTTAGGATTAAGAGAGATGGTGTTAGCAAAGCTGCTGACACACAGGAGCGTGGCGCTCCCTGGGGCTGCAGAAGCCAGCTGAGTGAGGGGCTCCTGGGAGCTTTGTTAGGGTGGGCCACTACCTCTGCCCCATCGAGCACTCCGGGGTCACTTCTGGTGGGCAGTAGTGGATTCTTGTTGGAGAACTTTTTGTCCTCTTGGGACATCCTCACTTCCACACCACCCAGCTGTGGCCAGAGATTTGGCCATGCACATCCGGGTGCGTTTTGCAGACATGTGTCAGGGGATCTCCCCGAGAGAAAGAGGTGGGGCTCCCTGAACCTGGTGCCCTCACCCATAGGCCTGGACTAATGGAGCCAGGACCCTGATCCTGACCAGAGGTGAGAAGCGCATAGCTGGCTGTTGGCCTGAGCCCTTCTCTCAGGCACTCCTGCCCAGAGAGGCCACTGCCTGCACTCACCCGTCTGCAAGGCCTGCTGCTCCTTCAGCAGAGCCACCTCCTGGGCCAGGGTGTCCAGACGGCTTTTGAGCTCCTCAAACATCTTTGTGCTCACAACATCTAGGATGAAGCAGGAGGAAATATgtgagggtggggcagggacTGAGCGGGAAGGATCCTACCTTAGCTGCAGAGGGATGAGAGGAAAAGACTCCCCTCAACCTTGATATCTTGGGACACTTTCTCTCTATCCCCACTGGTGGTAGTCTAATTAACCACTTGTGACTTCTGCCGGGGGGTCCATCCTTCACTTGCTCCTGTGCTGCATTTGTTTGGGATTGTTGCTGGGGATCAGATGGGACTGGGGTTAGCAGAGGCTGGGGTGAGGGTGTAGGCACAGGCTTCAGTGGTCCCCCTGCACCCAGCTATCTTCTCAGCTCCAGGGAAGAACACAGCACAGGAAGCAGAACAGGAGCCCTCGAGAGGCCCCCAGGTTcatttccccaggctggaggcatgCCACACAGACCAGCAGGCaggcactccagcccggggcaCGCATGTGCAGGGCTTGGAGGCCCCACAGACACGCGTGGCCTGGGCAAGCTGCTCTCTGGATTTGGTTTCCTCGTGTGCGAAGTGGATGATGATAGCCCCACCTCCTAGGACTCTGGAGAAGACCAAGAGAAATGAGGCGCAGAGCTGCCCACCTCAGTGCTTGGCTGAGTATGTGCCCACCACAGCTACTAATAAGGTGAGGACAGAAGGAACCCAGGTTTTCCACTCTTACAGAGGCCAGGTTCCAGGCTAAGCTGTTCTACACACCACCCCAGTGATGCTCACAATCAACCCTATGATACAGGTAACACGTCATTCTATACCACCACCATTTCACCACAAGGAAACCCAGGCCGCCCTGAACCAACTGGCCAAGGATGGCAAAGCCAACAGCTGGCAGGGTGGCCTGGAACCCAGGTGCACATGGCTCTGAAGCCATGCTCTTCCCCACCTTCCCCATGGCACACAAACGGATTCCTAACAGGAGCTGTCTTGCTGGCAGCCAGTCATGTAAGAGTCAGCAGGGGCAGGCGGGGAAGcatatttctatgtgtgtgtaAGTTGAGGGTGCGGGGAAGCATATTTCTACGTGTGTGTAAGTTTAGAGCTCCTGGGGCGGACCCTGGTCTTTCTGAAACACCAGGGCTTCAGGACAGGCTGCACTCAGCTTGGGGAAGTGGGTGGGGAAACACTTTAATGGTCCATTTGGCTGTGTCTGCATACATTCCACACTCATGAAGACTGAGATCGGAGCCTTCGTCCACCCGTAAGATGCCTTTGCAGAAGAATCACAGGCAAGACACATACTTGTGTATACAGAAATTAGTGATGTAACTTACCGAACAGAAGGAAAAACGCCCTGATGAGCAAGGCAGAAAAGGCAGAGTTTGGGGCTGGCCAACTAGCCTGAGGTCATGTGTGCCTCACACAGGGACTGCCTCAGCCAGTGACAGCAGCACTGTACCCCGTCACGTGATACACCAGCACAGGGTGCCATGTGAGGCTGTGCAAGTGGGCACTGAAGAAGGGCATTCCACTGAGGGACACATGAAGGCCCATTTGTCTCCTAAGCCTTGCCCTGGCTAGACCGGGTCAGACCAGAAAAAGGGATGCCTTTCTATAATTTGTCAGTTTAGAGGAGGTACCTTTTGTAATTTGCACCAAGGTACCTATATGTGCAAAGTTTCCTCCAGGGACTGTCCAAGGAACAGGAAGCTACTCTCATTAGGCTCCACCTGAGGAAGCTGTGGGAGTAGGTGTCTCTACAGCCCCGGGCAGAGTTAGGAGGCCTTTGTACTGGCCCACTCAGGTTCCCTCTGTGTGGTGTTGCAATGGATGCCCTCCAGGTTCCCCCATTCCCTGTTCTAAAGGCCTGTGACTCTTATGAGGCCATCCTTCCCTCCGGAGCTTCCCTGTCAGGTGTGACCATGTGGCCCCGCGAACAGATGAGCTCCCAGAAGTACTCTAGGCTCCCCGCTTCTCACCCACCCTGAGGGCCAGGACAAGGACTTAGTATATGCTGGAATTCCCTTCCTTTGCCAGTCCTGCCACTTGCTCTCTCCCTCTTGGTCCTGGCGCCAACTGGTCTCCTCTGGCATGACCGTCCCTTCTGTGGACTTTCTCCCCTACTTTTGGGCACCAGCGCTGCAACTAGATTGCTCCTGGGATTCTCATTCCTGGCTGCTCCTAGGAATCCCTGAAGACCTGTGGAAAAGGCAGATGCTAAATTCACCAAGACCCCTAAACCAGCATTTCCAGGGGTGGGGCCCAAGCACctgaattcttaatttttattttattgattgatttatttttgagatggagtcttacttactctgtcacccaggctggagtgcagtggtgcaacctcggcccattgcaacctcggcttcccaggttcaagcaattctcctgcctcagcctcccgagtagctgggactacacatgcgCACTACcgcattcagctaatttttgtatttttagtagagacagggtttcgccatattggccagactcgtcttgaactcctggcctcaagtgatcctcctgccttggcctcctaaagtgctgggataacaggcttaagccaccgcgcctagccaagGCACCTGGATTCTAATGTATCTCCCAGATGATGTTGATGCCTGAGTGAGAACCACCATGGTTCATGTCTTAAGAGCAGGGACCATGTTTCTCTGCTGTGTGCCCAGCATATAGACTGGTCCCTACGTGGAGAAAGAGCTCCATAAGTGCCTGCCATGTAGGTGGGTGGGAGACGGCCATGGGTTTCAGCGAGAGGTAGGGCCTGGGTGGCCTGGGTTCTGTTGGCCTATAGCCTGGAACTCCAGGGGCCCCTTCTATGGAGACTACATAGGGTCAGGGTTCAAGTGTGACAGCTGGAGAGAACCAAGGCATCACGTGCTCtgaccctctttttcttttttttaaaacatgagtgAATACaagatttatataattatattaatactgAATCTTTAGTAAACTTGAGAAGCTGGCAGTGGTTTTCCACATTCAAAAATTCTATGAGTTGCCTTTGGAGTTGCTTCTTTTACAAAGGCTGTCCCTTCGTGGCGATTTTGGCTGATGCTCATAGATATAACCATGTACGGtattgtcttctctttttaaatgaacattttatggaaggtaatacacacacataattttttaaaaaccaaacagttCAAAAAGCTGGTTTCTTTCCCAATTGAggctgcccccagcccctggttTTTCTTCCCAGAGGTAATGACTGTTACTCACTCTTGTGGATCCTTCCAGAAAGAACTTATGCATATGCAAGTAAAAATTCTCATATAAATCCCTTTTTCAAAGCAAGTGTCAGCATCACATCCATTCTCTTTTGAACGTTTCTTTGTTCACTTTGTAAACTGAATCTTGAAGATGATTTTTTATCAGCAGCCAGATTTGCCCCATTCTTTGTCACAGTGTTGTGGGGCCCCATGGCCCCGATGTCCCTTTATGCACTGCATTAGTTCCTGGCCAGTAGGCAACTGTCCATTTATGAAGAGCCCCGGGAGGGCCTGAGAGAGGCTCCCATagccccttctttccttttctgtgcccTTGGTCCTAGCTGCTTGtttctctgcctcagtccccACCCTCATCCCCTTGGACTCTCTTCTAGCCTCTGCTCCCCGTGGGGGTGACAGCCCAGTCCATTGCCATGGCATTCCGCCGATGTTGTCTCAACACAGCCTGGGGTGACCTCATTGCAGGCGGGGCTGCAAGGGCAGGTCTTGCTGTAGCTAAAGCAACGGAGGGACACCCCAATCCCCAGAGGCTACAGAGGAGAGCAAAGCTGCTTCTGGTGGAGTAGTCtgagttacatttttatttcctgaagGCTGTGATACGCTACGAAAATGatcattcatttcttccttttcttttccctgtgcATCAAGCAACAAGTGAGGtgcctttatatattttgtatcatCAAATCTTCATGAGAAGTCTTTGAACAAATAccactgtccccattttacagttgagaaaacagtttggaagacTCCATAGCCCAGCCTGTGCAGCTCTCCCTGGTAAGGGCTGAGCACCTCCAGACTCCCAGGCCAAAGGTttggtttctttaaaatattgggGATGAGGGGAGAAGAGCAGAGCAAAGATCAGTTTGGATGATCTGGAAGGTTCTTCCCAACTCTAAGGGTCAGGGATTCTTATGATTCTGACAACCAACTCTGTTATGAGAGAACTCCCCCAAGCTCCAAAACCTACTTTACTCAAGTTCCCTAGATGACTcacaaaggaggaaaatgaaggaaaggagCAGAGGACACACTAAGGAGAGGGGGGCCTGTTCCCTGGAAGATGGCATAGGGCCCTGTCCCCCTCCTTACCTTTCTTGGCATTTACAACCTTCTTGGGCTTCTGGGTTGGTGGCTCGGTGGTGACCTGGGTcaggagggagaagaggcagaggaggaggtaGGCCCCCCAGAGCTCCATGCTGCCGTGCCGGCGGGGGCTGCTGCTGCCTGCAGTGGGTCTGGGTCCGAACGCAGTGACAGCCACGGCCCAGGCTGCACGTCTTAAGGCAGCAGCCAAAGGACCTCTGTCCAGGAAACCCTCCCCAACTTGGCTGCAGGCgtgccaaaaaaataaaacaaacacaaaagcct contains the following coding sequences:
- the CLEC3B gene encoding tetranectin, which encodes MELWGAYLLLCLFSLLTQVTTEPPTQKPKKVVNAKKDVVSTKMFEELKSRLDTLAQEVALLKEQQALQTVCLKGTKVHMKCFLAFTQAKTFHEASEDCISRGGTLGTPQTGSENDALYEYLRQSVGNEAEIWLGLNDMATEGIWVDMTGARIAYKNWETEITAQPDGGKTENCAVLSGAANGKWFDKRCRDPLPYICQFGIV